The Leptospira brenneri genomic sequence AAAAATACAAACATAACTACAGTAGCAGGAGCAATGTACATGGTGTGAATTAAGGATTCTGCATGTAAAACATCATTTGTGGCTCCCGCAAGAACCACAAACATTCCTAATAGTAAAATTTTGGATTCCATTCGGTTCTTTTTGTAAGCGCGATATAAATAGATAAATATCAGAACTCCATTTGCAACAAAACCAAATGGATAAATGGAAGCTGTCTCCGTAAAGTAAACAGGTGGTAATAAGAGGCCAAGGGTTAGGATGGCGGATAAAGCATAAAAGAAATTTCCCATTCGTTTGGAGAAATCTTCTGGAAAAACTGTATAAAAGTAATGATAGAGTAGGGGTGCAGACCAAAACCAAGAGATGTATTCTAGTCTTAATAAAAGCCAATAAGGAACATCCGCAAACTCTAATAGAATTCGTTCTCCTGTTGATATGGTTCGGAGAAAAACTGCCATAGAAAAGAGAAATATTCCAATTGTATGTTTTCCATCTCGATTGTAAAAATACATGACTAGAAAAAACAAACTTACAAATGCAAGAATCGATGATAACATCGTCTCGTTGATCTTTCGTTTGGTGATTCGACTTTCTCCTTTTTCATAAGTAGAAAGGACGACATCAGTCCAAATTCCGCCTTTTCTATGTATGTAGTTTGCAACGTAGATATCAATGGTTAAGTCTGATCCTTTCGGTAGTACTACAAGAGTAGATTCAACTTTGGGACTGTATTCGTTGGGATTGGAACCTGGTTTTCCTGCTCCACCTAAATATTCGCCATTTACATAAATTGCGTACGATGTGTCCTGTTCATGGACAGTGAGAGCCATAGTTTCCGTCGAGTTTTCTGCCAGTTTTACCTTAAGTCGGAAACTAGCATGGCCAAATCCACCGAGGGTGCCGTACGGCATTGGAAATCCATTCCAATGATCAGGAAGGACTAAATAGAAGTTGGAACTTGTTTCCTTAATTTTGGAAGGAGGAGTGTTCCAAAAAAAATTCCACTCTCCATGGAGAGCAACAAATGGTTGGCTGGCGAACGAATGTTGGCTTAAATCTAAAAATCCCTTCTGTGCTTCTGCTTTAGTATTTCTTTCCTCTGAAAGGCAACTAACAAGGAATAAAGTAAGAATTAGAAAGGACTTTTTCATTAGGCTTGTCTTTTCGGAAATATCGTGTAATCTTGAAGTTTTGTGAAATGCACTTCGTCTCGTTTGTAACCGAGTAACCCTTCTAAGGTTTGGTAACGATTCATCCCCATACTGATTTCTACATCTTTGCCTGTGAATTGACCCGGGTGTTCGTATCCGCAAGAATGGGCTAAACTCAGAAGTTCCTTTCGGAATCCTTGGATGTATTTGGCGGCACGTTTTCCTTTGATCTCTGGATCCACACCTCTTTGTAACCACCAGTTTTGGGTCGCGACCCCAGCCGGGCAATGGTCTGTATGGCATTTTTGGGCTTGGATACAACCAATGGATAACATGGCTTCTCTGGCTACGTTGATGAGATCACAACCCATGGCAATGGCAACGACGGCTCTGTCAGGAAAACCCAGTTTCCCTGATCCAATCCATACAATCTGTTCTGACAATCCTTCTCTTTGAAATAGAGTATAAACTCTTTGGAATCCAATTTTAAAAGGTAAGGAAACGTGGTCCGCATAAGTCAGGGGAGCAGCACCTGTGCCTCCTTCTCCTCCATCGATGGTGATAAAATCGGGACCTTGGGAAGTTTGTTTCATCTCTTGTGATAATTCTTCCCAAAATTCAATTTCCCCAACGGCACTTTTGATTCCTACAGGGAGCCCTGTTCCGGTAGCAATCCTTTCTATGAATTGAACTAGTTCTTTTACACTGGTAAACTCGCTATGGGAGTTAGGTGAGATACAATCTTTTCCTTCTTCGACATGACGGATGGCTGCAATTTCTGCATTTACTTTTTTTGCAGGAAGGATTCCGCCTTTCCCTGGTTTGGCGCCTTGAGAAAGTTTGATTTCAATCATTTTGATACAAGGATTTTTTCCGACTTTCTCTTTTAAGACATCCAAACTGAATTTTCCTGATTTGTCTCTGGCCCCAAAGTATCCAGTTCCAATTTGCCAAACCATGTCTGCCCCTTCCAGATGGTAATGACTGAGGCCTCCTTCACCTGTGTTTTGATAGGCGCCTGAATCTCTAGCTCCTCTGTTGAGAGCCATCACAGCATTTTTGCCGAGAGATCCAAATGACATGGCAGAGATATTAATAATGGAATATGGCCTGTAAGGGAATTTACGTTTGGGACCAATGATCTTTAAACAAGGAATACAACTTGGATCTTGGTTGTGGATATAGGCCTTAGCTTCTGGATAAGGAAAGGCTTTGTGTTTGATGATAGGATATCCAGGTTCGTATTGGATTTCTGTCGTTCCAAATCCAAAATTATTATTTTGTCCTTTAGCCGTTGCATAGATCCAACTTCTTTCGGTTCTGTCAAAGGGACGTTCTTCTTTGTCGTGAGCCACCCAATACTGCCTGAGTTCTGGCCCTATCATTTCTAAAAAATAACGGAGCCGGCCGACAATGGGGAAGTTCCTCTGAATCGTGTGCGTTTTTTGTGTAATGTCTCGGATAAAGACAAGTACTAGAAACAACAAAAGTCCAACGAGTGTGGAAGACAGAGGATAGGTTTCAATCCAATTGAGTATCTGATCCATAAGAGGTGCGTCCATTTCTATATACGAAGCAAAATAATGACAAGCTAAGATTGGACGTGAGAAATTGATTCCAAAAGTTTTTCTTTGGTAAAGGGTTTGAAAATATACCCTGAGATGATCGGAATTTTTGCCGCTCGGTCTGTGTCAGCGATGTCTACAGAAGAACTAACTAAAAAAATTTCAATGGATTTGGGAAACTGAGAGTGGATCTTTCCAAATGCGTCTAAAAATTGCCAACCGTCCATCAGTGGCATATTGATATCTAAAAAAATAATATCAGGAAGTTTGTCTTTATTCTGAACTTCTGTATGAAAAAAATCCAGAGCATTTTCTGCATCTGAGAAAATCAAAACCTCTCCTTTAATTCCTGCATTGGATATGATTTTTTTGGTAGTGAATTGATAGATCTGATCATCGTCGATAACACAAATTTTGGGAGTCATATGCCTAGACTCCTATTGGGAAAGTACATACGAAAGGTAATGCCTTCGCCTGATATGGATTGCATCTCAACCTTTCCTCCCACCGATTCGATTTTACTTTGAATCAAAAATAACCCCAGACCTCTACCATCCATCTGACGACGAAAAGTCTCATTTAAATTAAAAAATTGGTCATTGTACTGGTCTAAATCGACCCCCGTTCCGTTGTCGGAATAGGAAATGGCAGTCTGGGAACCATCGGAAAAGGATTCTATGGAGATATTTTGGGTTCTGCCTGGGTGGGTAAATCGGTCCGAATTGTCGAATAATTGTAAAAAAACCATTTCTAAAAAATCTTTCGAAAGATACGCGGTTGGTGCTTTTGAGAATTCGGTTTGGACTTTTATTGCTTCGTTTTTCCATCTTCCTTCCATTTGTTCCAGGGCATTTTTCAAAGTTTGGGAGATATCTACGAGTTCGCATTGGTAAGAATCTGGACTTTTCATTTGTAGAATCGATTTGTTTTCGGCAATGAGCGATTCCAGATTTTGGACAGCATATAGTAAATCTGCTTCCCATCCTTTTGTCTCAGGAAACTGGTTTGAAGTTTTGATTGAATCCAAAAGATGATTGAGTTGGTTTAATGATTTTTGTAATTCATGAAAGATGATTTGGTCATAGGACTCGTGTTGTTTGTTTTGGATGAAAAGGGAATTGGATTTTGACTGTAGATCTCCAATCCTTTTTTGAAGGACCACTTCGTTTTTTTTCCTTTGGTCAATGTCTATGATTTGTGCTAAGTAGTGAATGGGATGGCCTTTGTCATCTCTGAGAACGGTGACAGTGATAAAAGCCCAAACTTTATTTCCCGATTTGTGAATGTATTGTTTTTCGATGGAATAATTGTCTATGATTCCTTTTTGTACTTCGTCTCGAAATTTTAAGTTTTCTTCGAGTTCATCGAGTGAACTGATATCGGAAAAATGTTTTCCAATGATTTCATAAATTTGATAACCTAAAAAATCTGCAAAAGCTAAATTTGCCTCATCGATATAACCATTTTTTCCCGTAAGTACAAGTCCAATGGGAGAGTTATGAAACATAGTATTGAACCTACGTTCAGCTGTTGCTAAATTTGCCTCTGTATCAATTTTTTCAGAGATATCTCGAGACGATGTGTGAATGTATTTTGCCCCTGTTGTGGGATGAATCGTCAAACGATTGTCAGATTGTAGCCAAATATAATTTCCATCTTTGTGTAAAAAACGAAAAGTACTGTGTATGTTTTCTTCACCGCGAAGGATGGGTTGGTGTGACCTTTCCTGGATCAGTCTTCTTTCATCTGGGTGGAAATAGTCGTAGGGATTTTTTCCAATCAGTTCTTCGGATTTGTAACCAATGATTTTTTCTGAATTGGGGCTTACGTAAATATACGTTCCGTCCGGTTCATGCAAACAAACCAACTCACGGCTAATTGCCGTTACAAGGTGGAGTATTTCTGCGTCGGGAAGTCCCACAGACGAAATCTTCATTTTCTCCAATGGATTGTCTATC encodes the following:
- a CDS encoding adenylate/guanylate cyclase domain-containing protein, with amino-acid sequence MKKSFLILTLFLVSCLSEERNTKAEAQKGFLDLSQHSFASQPFVALHGEWNFFWNTPPSKIKETSSNFYLVLPDHWNGFPMPYGTLGGFGHASFRLKVKLAENSTETMALTVHEQDTSYAIYVNGEYLGGAGKPGSNPNEYSPKVESTLVVLPKGSDLTIDIYVANYIHRKGGIWTDVVLSTYEKGESRITKRKINETMLSSILAFVSLFFLVMYFYNRDGKHTIGIFLFSMAVFLRTISTGERILLEFADVPYWLLLRLEYISWFWSAPLLYHYFYTVFPEDFSKRMGNFFYALSAILTLGLLLPPVYFTETASIYPFGFVANGVLIFIYLYRAYKKNRMESKILLLGMFVVLAGATNDVLHAESLIHTMYIAPATVVMFVFLQVITFGRIVRQNIDKTLEFAEEQKQFNNSFSHFVPTEFLYHLGKTDIRDVDLGDQVQKRMTILFADIRSFTEFSETLTPKENFDFLNSYLQRVGPIIRHNNGFIDKFIGDAVMALFPYDINDAIKAAVEMQEAIRIYNSHRANCGYIPIEVGIGIHTGNLTLGILGEHKRMEGTVISDAVNLASRIEGITKLFSSRIVISADTFIEASDGLGYHYRLLDRVAIKGKTESVFVVEVLDGYEPAKASRLVSTKDDYTLALDAFRREDFEEAIEGFAKLLDKNPDDSVSRLFLDRSQESKEKSKMEMGS
- a CDS encoding FMN-binding glutamate synthase family protein codes for the protein MDAPLMDQILNWIETYPLSSTLVGLLLFLVLVFIRDITQKTHTIQRNFPIVGRLRYFLEMIGPELRQYWVAHDKEERPFDRTERSWIYATAKGQNNNFGFGTTEIQYEPGYPIIKHKAFPYPEAKAYIHNQDPSCIPCLKIIGPKRKFPYRPYSIINISAMSFGSLGKNAVMALNRGARDSGAYQNTGEGGLSHYHLEGADMVWQIGTGYFGARDKSGKFSLDVLKEKVGKNPCIKMIEIKLSQGAKPGKGGILPAKKVNAEIAAIRHVEEGKDCISPNSHSEFTSVKELVQFIERIATGTGLPVGIKSAVGEIEFWEELSQEMKQTSQGPDFITIDGGEGGTGAAPLTYADHVSLPFKIGFQRVYTLFQREGLSEQIVWIGSGKLGFPDRAVVAIAMGCDLINVAREAMLSIGCIQAQKCHTDHCPAGVATQNWWLQRGVDPEIKGKRAAKYIQGFRKELLSLAHSCGYEHPGQFTGKDVEISMGMNRYQTLEGLLGYKRDEVHFTKLQDYTIFPKRQA
- a CDS encoding response regulator codes for the protein MTPKICVIDDDQIYQFTTKKIISNAGIKGEVLIFSDAENALDFFHTEVQNKDKLPDIIFLDINMPLMDGWQFLDAFGKIHSQFPKSIEIFLVSSSVDIADTDRAAKIPIISGYIFKPFTKEKLLESISHVQS
- a CDS encoding PAS domain-containing protein, with the protein product MKISSVGLPDAEILHLVTAISRELVCLHEPDGTYIYVSPNSEKIIGYKSEELIGKNPYDYFHPDERRLIQERSHQPILRGEENIHSTFRFLHKDGNYIWLQSDNRLTIHPTTGAKYIHTSSRDISEKIDTEANLATAERRFNTMFHNSPIGLVLTGKNGYIDEANLAFADFLGYQIYEIIGKHFSDISSLDELEENLKFRDEVQKGIIDNYSIEKQYIHKSGNKVWAFITVTVLRDDKGHPIHYLAQIIDIDQRKKNEVVLQKRIGDLQSKSNSLFIQNKQHESYDQIIFHELQKSLNQLNHLLDSIKTSNQFPETKGWEADLLYAVQNLESLIAENKSILQMKSPDSYQCELVDISQTLKNALEQMEGRWKNEAIKVQTEFSKAPTAYLSKDFLEMVFLQLFDNSDRFTHPGRTQNISIESFSDGSQTAISYSDNGTGVDLDQYNDQFFNLNETFRRQMDGRGLGLFLIQSKIESVGGKVEMQSISGEGITFRMYFPNRSLGI